The genomic stretch TAATGGATTTGTTCATATACATGCTGTAATTGTGGTGCTAAAATTaatacaaaacaaaatttcaagtttttttCGGATCAAAATATTCCTTCTTTCACTTTCATTGCCTCCTCATGCAGAAACAACCTCCTCATTGCCTTCTTTCACTTTCATTGTCTTCATTTTCTTATTAGTATTTGACTTTGGAcctgagaaaaaaaatagttaatCATTTTCATATATAGCTGatattaatttattttaatttcaaaaattaTTTGTTCATTCATAATGCTTACCTCCTGTCTTTTTTGCTTTGacaattttcttattttcttgcCTTATAATcttttgcttgatttcttcaattaGTGGTTTTAGTCTTTTTGGTAGAGCTGGTCTTCCCTTTTGCTTAACTTGTGCTTGTAATTCCATCCAAGTTTGCAGCGCTGCTCTGCCCCTCATCATTATCTACCCCCTGTACTGACCCACATAAAGCTGCTCCTATCTCTGAACCTGATAGGATCAAATCAAGGTTGTAGTTTATCCTGTCCAATTCCGCAGAAAGGTACTGCATTGCCTCTTCATTCTTTGATGCCTTTGAATTAATTTGTACTGATTTTCTTGACAGTATGTTAGAACCTCAGCATCTCATTTGTTTTAGGAACCTCTTCTCGTAGTTGCAAATTTATTTTATTGTCCTTCTTCCTCCATCTGtctattatatatttttctgGTAACTGATTTATTTTCTCCTCCAGAATAACTTTAAGGATGTGTGCACATAATATCCCATCTTTGTTGAACTTCCCACAAATGCAGCTAAATTCTTGTCTTCCTTCTGTCAGGTTAGTCAACACAACATATTTTCTAATTCTGTGTGGTTTGTATATCTGGTTAGTTTTTGTCAAACTTCAAAGCACTTTCCCTTCTCTATCTCCTTGAATTTCAGCCTCTCTGTTATTTGAAGTTGGTACTGAAACTTCTTGAAAATGTTTCTATTATATAGCTCACTAGCTTGTTTTTCTACATTGTAGCCATGCAATAGTTGTTTAGGTCTTTTCTCCTTGCTATACTTGTCTTCCACATCTTCCCTAATGTTTGTTGCATCTACCATTCTTTGGAACTCCTTTAAGAAATTGATTATGCTGTAAGTCAGTCCTACATTTTCTTTCAACCTTGCATTACTTCCCTCACTTCTTCTTGTGCTTTGTAGGAATGGATAGAAGTTATCCTTGAACCACACAGGTATGAAATTTGCTCTATCTTCCCACATCTTGTTCAAGTATTTGTTGTCTTGCAAACTATAATCTTTAATCATCCTCTGTCATAGAAACTCAAATTCTTGTTTTGTCAATAAGTTGTTCACAATATCCTCAAACTCCTGTACAAGCCCTTTCTTCTTTGCTAATTGTATCCCATTTTTGTTGTAGCACTTGTACTTGATGTGGAAGAAGCAATTTCTATGAACTATGTTTGGAAACATCATCTTTATGGCAGCCTTCATAGCTTTATCTTGATCTGTAATTATTGTTTTTGGTTGTTTGCCTCCCATTGATTTGAGGAATGTTTCAAATATCCAAGCAAAGGAAAGAGTTGATTCATCTGAAATGAATGCACAACCAAACATGCAGGTATGGCCATGTCTTGTGACCCCAACAAATGGTGCAAATGGTAGATTATATCTGTTTGTCATGTAAGTAGCATCAAAGCTCACACAGTCTCCATATTCTGCATAGTACTTCAATGAACATCCTTCCCTCCAGAATATATTTTTCactttcttttcttcatcaaaACTGAACTCATAGAAGAATGTTGGATCTTCAGATTTTCTCTGTCTGAAGTATTCCAAAGCTTTTTTCATGTCGTTGCCTTTCACTTCCTTGTTGATTTTGGTCCTGTAGGTTGCTACATCCTTGTTTTTGTATGGTAGAGCTAGGATACCTCCTCTCAGATATGATAGAATTGCAATCATCTTCCTGGTTGGGATATTGTTGTCATTCAATGTTCGGATCATGGCTTTTTCCATATCTGTCATGTATTTCCTGCCGCTGAATAGTTGATTTCTATTTCCTGGACTCAACTTATGGTTGTGATCAAGGTGAAGCCTTATCACTCTCCAAATCCCATTCTGCTCTTTCACCACCATAACAACTGGACAGTTAGTTCTGATCTGCACATTTGTGTTCCTTTTCTCAACTTCTTCTGCATTTGCTTCATTGGGTTCATCATCAACTGGCATTGGTTCTTGTTCTGGTTCTTCTTCATTCTGCTTCTGATCTAACTCTTTTCCATAGCGGTGACATTTCATTTCCACCTTGTAAACTTCATTATTTCTTTTTCTGCTAGATGTTCTATATATATGTGTTGTCACTACTTTAAAGCCAGCTAGGAACCCATAAAAGAATAAGAAGTGGTGAGGATCTTCCCTATTTTTGAACTGCATACCTATTTGCGGTGTGTATTTGCTATCTATATCTGCATTATTTCCTTTTGATGATGCTAGCTGCTCATTGCGTAAAAATTTATCAACCTATTCTTTAGTAAGTTCTTGGCTTTCATTAGCTTCTTCCTCAATGATTTCCTTGTTCTCTGCACCTTCTCTTTGTGCATTTATATGTTCTTCTCCATTTTCTAATTGTTGTACCAGTAAATTTTCttagtttttttagtttttcttaCTGAACCCGTTTtctgcagtctagaaatatcaATTTCGAATTTAATTCTTACCTGTTCAACATCCATGTTTAGGAACAATTCCTCCCTCAAGTTGGTATCCTCACTATTAGATGAACCTTCATTCAGATTGCTCAGCACTGAATTCTGCAAATTGCAACAGAGAAGGTAAATATTGTAATTGTTCATAATTTTGTTTTATTATATGCATGTATACACACACACTCTTCAACCTTCCATACGTCGTTTCTtacatcattattttttattatgcaATCTGATGTTTCATTGCAGGGTTGTGCACTGAATTCTTCAATTGCTTGGTTTCTTCCTTCATTTTCCTGTGTTTGTAAGTACTTTTCATTTCATAATTCTGTTATAAGTAcacataaaaataaataaattcaccTTTTTACTTCTAAACTTGTTTCCTTGGCTGCTTCTATATTTGTCATATCGTCTTCACTGGGCAAGCTAATCATGGTAATCTACAttcaaaattaaattttagtAAGTCCTCCTATACTTTGATGTTAAGAATATATTTCTTCAATGTCTCAATTCTGATTTACCACAACTTGTTCATTGTCATCATCCATTGGGTTTTGTAAAAGTTCATCTGGCAGTCGTATTTCTTGTTTATGCAAGAAGAAAAATATATTGAGTATGAAACTCATTTTTCATGTCTCAAGTCCTAATCTGAATATAAGTTGATATATTTGTACCTCGAATCGATAGTTTCCAGTCAACAAATCCATGAATGATGTACTTTGTTCCTATCATAGCATCATACTTTTAGTTAATAGAAGttgtaaaaatatatttccatacatttgtaattaattttgttAAGATAACTATTTCTAAATATTGCTATTGAGAATCATCATATGCTGTCATCTCCTGTGAGTTCCCGATTTGTTCCATCAATAATCCAGTGTATGTTCCCTATTTTGATCAATGCAAATCATTTAGTTGTTA from Setaria italica strain Yugu1 chromosome II, Setaria_italica_v2.0, whole genome shotgun sequence encodes the following:
- the LOC101772506 gene encoding protein FAR1-RELATED SEQUENCE 5-like, whose product is MVTRKEGDSNRKRLNISGIAQNSVLSNLNEGSSNSEDTNLREELFLNMDVEQLASSKGNNADIDSKYTPQIGMQFKNREDPHHFLFFYGFLAGFKVVTTHIYRTSSRKRNNEVYKVEMKCHRYGKELDQKQNEEEPEQEPMPVDDEPNEANAEEVEKRNTNVQIRTNCPVVMVVKEQNGIWRVIRLHLDHNHKLSPGNRNQLFSGRKYMTDMEKAMIRTLNDNNIPTRKMIAILSYLRGGILALPYKNKDVATYRTKINKEVKGNDMKKALEYFRQRKSEDPTFFYEFSFDEEKKVKNIFWREGCSLKYYAEYGDCVSFDATYMTNRYNLPFAPFVGVTRHGHTCMFGCAFISDESTLSFAWIFETFLKSMGGKQPKTIITDQDKAMKAAIKMMFPNIVHRNCFFHIKYKCYNKNGIQLAKKKGLVQEFEDIVNNLLTKQEFEFL